A stretch of DNA from Micromonospora sp. WMMD1155:
CGGACGCAACCGACGGTCGCCGGGGGCCTGGGCACCCTCACCGCGCCGCCCCGCCGCCCGAGGCCCGGCGGGGTCAGGTCGTCGACGTCGCCGAGCGCGACCAGGCCGACCACAGGGCGGTGTAGGCGCCGCCGCGGGCGACGAGGTCGTCGTGCGTACCGAACTCGACGATGGTTCCGGCCTCCACCAGGGCGATGCGGTCGCACGCACGGGCCTGGGTCAGCCGGTGCGCGATCACCACTGCCGTGCGGCCCTCGATCAGCGCCGCGGCGGCCCGGTCCAGCTCACCGGCACCCGCGCTGCCGGCCTCGGCGGTCGCCTCGTCGAGCACGACGACGGGCGGGTCGCGCAGGAGCAGCCGGGCCAGCGCGAGCTGCTGCGCCCGTGCGGGTGGCATCGGAGCGGCTGCCCTGTCCAGCAGGTCGCGCGACGCCCAGTCGCCCGCACCGACCGCCGTCAGAGCGCTGAGGAGGCGTTCGTCGTCGGCGTCCGGCACGGCGTAGGTGAGGTTGTCGCGTAGGGTGCCCGTGAAGACGTGGGTCTCCTGCGACACGAGGCCGATCCAGTCGCGCAGCACGGCGGGGTCCAGGTCGGCGACCTCAACGGCGGCGTCCGGGCCGGTCAGTGTGATCCGGCCGGCGTTCGCGCGGAAGGTGCCGGCGATCAGGTTCGCCAGGGTCGTCTTGCCGGCGCCGCTGCCGCCGACCAGCGCCAGCGAGGTGCCCGCCGGTACGTCGAGGTCGATGCCGGTCAGGACGTCGGGTTCGCCGCCGTACGCGTGGCGCAGCCCGCGCACGGCGACCGCTACCGTTCCCGGCGCGCCGGGGCGGTCCTGCCGGCCCGCGGCGGGCGGCGGCACCAGCAGAACCCCGGCGGTACGCGCCATCGACGCCTGGGCGCGTTGCACGGCGTCGAAGGAGAGGAGCAGGGTGCCCAGCGGCGTGAACAGGCGGTGGAACAGCAGAGCGGCTGCCGTCACCGCACCGACGGTGACGAGATCGGCCCGGACCAGCCAGTATCCGGTCAGCAGGACGGCGGACAGCCCGATCGCCTCGGCCGCGTTCATGCTCTTGCTGAACCACAGGTAGCTGCGCGCCGCGCGCAGGGACGCGGCCAGGCTGTCCCCCGACGCCGTCGCCAGCCGTCGGGTCTGTAGCGAAGCCATCCGATACGCGGACACGGTGTCCCGGCCGTGCAGCGACTCCAGCAGCACCCGTCCGCGCTCGGCGGCGAGCGAGCGCTCCTGTGCCCAGAGGCGGGCCGCCCGCGGCAGGTAGGCGCGCAGGCTGAGGGCGTAGATCGGGAAGACCACCACGAAGGCGAGTGCCAGCCGCCAGTCCAGGGTCAGGAAGCCCGCGGTGGACAGCACGACGGTGACCAGCGCGCGCAGCACCTCGGCCACCAACGGGACCGAGGTGACGAGATTCTCCAGGTCCTCGGTGACCCGCGACGCGACCTCGCCGCGGCCGGCGTTCTCGAGTACGGCCGGCGGCAGTTCAAGGGTGCGGTGGACCGCTCGGGCGCGCAGGTCCGCCGCGACGTGCGCGCCGAGGCGTTCGGTGGCGCGTAGTGCCAGCGCTGTGGCGGCGGCACCGGCCAGGCCCACCGCGCAGAGTCCGGCGGCCATAGCGGTCGTGTGCGCCGCGTCGCCGGCACGGACCGCGTCGACCAGCCAGCCCAGCAGGAGCGGAGCGGCTACGGTGCCGGCGGCGCTCAGCGTGGTCCAGAGCACTGCGGCGACGACCGCCGCTCGGTGGGAGCGCAGGACCGTGGCGAGCAGGGTCAGGCTCTGCCGGCCGGTGGCGATCGGCAGCGCGGTCATCGCAGGACCGCCGCGGCGTAGGCGGCGTCGGTGACGAGCCGGTCGTGGGTGGACACCTGCGCGGCCTCCGCGCCGGGCAGAAAGGCGACGCGGTCGCACCGGGCAAGCAACGCGGGGGACGTGGTCACGATGACGGTACTGCCGCGGCCGTCGCGTCGCAGGGCAGCCAGTCCCGCGCCGACCCGATCTTCGGTGACGGCGTCGACAGCGGTGAGCGGGTCACGCAGGATCAGCAGCGACGGCTGGGCTGCCAGGGCACGGGCGAGCGCCACCCGCTGGCGTTGCCCACCGGAGAGGTTGACGCCGCCGTCGAGCAGCGCCGCGGTCAGGTCGGTGGCCTGTACCGCGCCGAGGGCACGACGCAGGGCGGCCGGATCGGCGTCGCGGCCGGTGTCGAGGGCCTCGCCCACGGTACGGCCGAACAGGTGCACCAGGTGCGGCTCCACCAGCACGTCCGGGTGTGTCGCCGCGAGGGAGTCGATCAAAGCGTCGGCGGAGTCGGGGGCGGTGGCGACGACTCCGAGCAGTTCGCCCTCCCGTACGGTGAGATCGCAGTCGGCGTCCGTGTCCGCCGGGTCGCCGCGGCTCGGCGGCGCCGCGTCGAGCAGGGCGGCGATGCGGACGGCGCTGGCCCGGGAGATCGCCAGCTGTTTGATGCCGGCGGCGATCCGGTCGACCGGCTCGCCGGCGAACGCGACCATGGCCACGACGGTGACGAAGCCGCCGACGCCGATGCGTCCGGAGAGTGTCATGGCGGCCGCGACGGCGGTGGTGCCGACGAGCACGAGGCCGCTGACCATCGCGCCGACGCCTTCGGCGGCCGCAGCTGCCGTCGCGCTGCGCAGCGCCGTGTCGCGGGAGGTCAGGTTCACCGTACGGTAGCGGCGGACCGCCTCGGAGACGCCACCGAAACCGCGCAGCGGTCGCAGCGCCTGGACCAGTTCGGCGGCGAGGGCGGCGGCCGACCCGGCGGTGTGCTGCCGGTCGGCGATCCTCCACTCGAGCAGCGGGCTGATCCGGCTGACGGCCAGCCCGAGCGCGGGCGCCCCCACGGCGATGCCGAGGCCGAGCCAGGGATCGATCGACAGCAGCACGGCCACGGTGACGAGCAGACCGGCTACTCCCGAGACCAGCAGCACGGCCGCCCGCAGCACCTCGGCGGTGGCTTTCGCGTCGGAGACCAGGACCGTCGACAGGTCCCCGGGAAGCCGGTCCGCGCCGGCGCCATCGGCCAGGATGCGGCCGGCAGCGCGGACGCACAGATCGTGGGCTTCCCGCGTGGTGGCGGAGGTCAGCCGCCAGTAGTTGACGCCACCGCCAGTGGCCAGCACGGCGAACAGAACCAGCACTCCCCCGACAGCCAGGACGATCGACATCGGCGGACCACCGTTGACGGCATGGTCGATGGCCAGCCCGATGGCCAGTGGGATCAGTGCCTCGCAGATCTGGTGCCCGGCCGAGGCGGCACAGGCGAGCGCGAGCGAACGCGCCCTGCGGCGCAGAACGCCCGTGAGAACGGGATGCATGACTCCGGACGCTAGGAGTCGCCCTCGACCGCTCCCAGCCCTTCGGCAGATGCCGAATCCTCGAACGTCGCCAGGAGCATGTCACCCTCCGGCCGGCGCGTGTAGAAGACCTGCCGCCCGAACCTCGTCCGGCTGACGGCACCGGCCTGTCGCAGGACGGTCAGGTGCTCGGAGACCGTGCCGGACGACAGGCCGAGAGATGCAGCCAGGCTGGTGGTGGTTGTCGGGTCGGTCAGGGCGCGCAGCACGGTGGCCCGCCCGGACCCGATCAACCGGGCGAGCCGGTCGCGCTCGCGATCGGTTGGCGCCGGATGCTCGGACAGCGCCGCCGCCCCCCGCGCCTGATAGGACACCATCAGGATCTCGGGGTGATCGGTCGAGCAGGTCATCCTGTTCTGCAGGAGAAGCACGGGCACGAGCACCAGACGGCGCCCACGCGCATCGAGCACCGACTCGTGCTGCCTCGACAGCGACAGCACGGGGCGCTCCCACTGCGCCGGTCCGCTCAGGCCGCTGAGCAGAGCCTCGGGGCCGGCCACGGCGAGCGTGCGGGCACGCAGAAGCACCTCTTCGTCGAGTGCGGCCCGCATGGCCGGCCAGTGCGCGGCGGTCGTGAGCTCCCAGAACGCGGCGAGGGCATCGCCGAGCCGACCGAAGGCGCGATCCGGGTCGTCAAGATAGGGCGCGAGAAAGGCCGGCAGCTCCTGCGGATAGTGCTTCGCGAACTGCTCCCGCACGACGGCGTGCGGCGTACGGCGCAGGTCGTCGAGCTGCTCAGGGAGAGTCTGGGTGGCCGCCGATGGCACCGGCGTGAACACGTCCGGGGTCGGCCGGTTGTGACTCTCGCCGTACAACTGCCCGTAGACCCTCAGCGGAGCCGTCTCGGGGACCGTCCGCAGCACCTCGCGGGCCCGTTCCACCCAGGCCGTGTACGGCCACGGCGCGGCCCGGCTGGCCCGCTCGCGATGCACCATGTCCAAGCCGCCGACCAGCTCATTGATCGGGCTGACGGCGATCCGGGTGCGGTCGATCGAGGAGTCGTCGAACCGGATTCGGATCACGCCGGGAGCTTAGTACCGCGAGGGGAAGTGGGCGGACTGGGTGCGGTCGGATCCGGTGGCCGAGGTAACCCGGCCCGCTCGCGCCGCCCACCCCCGCCCGGGTCACATGGTGGAGAGGCGGGCGTGGCGTAGCAGTGCCTCCACCGCCTGGTCGACGTCGTGCTCGTCGGTGGCCCAGTCCGACACCGAGATGCGCATAAGGGTCACTATGGTGTTCCCCTTGAGAACACTCCCCGTCTCGGTCTGGACCGAAGCGTCCTGAAGAGCAGGCACGCCAAGTTGGCGACGCCGGGCGGGTTTGCCGCCCATTCGCGTTTGGGGCACAGGTCGGGTTGCCTATTTAAGGTGCTGGCCTGTGGAGCATCCGATGAGGACCTGAACCTGCGACACACGGTTTAGGAAACCGATGCTCTATCCCCTGAGCTACGGGGGCGCGAGGGCCCAGTCTAGCGACCTGCGGGTCGACCCGCGTTGGCAGGGAGTGACCCCCGTTGACCTGCGTTGACCCGGCGAGCCGGCCGGACCGACGATTACACGCGGATCACACCAGACGGGTCACGACCATGATCGTTGACCTCGACTGACCTGAAGTGGCACGGATTGACCCGGGGTGACCTCCGCTGGAGACCACACACCGACCGCATCACCAAGATCAATAGCGCGGAGCCCGGCGGGCCTGCATCTCGACCTCATGGCTCATCATCTGCCATCGACAGCTCGCTCACCGGGCAGACGCGGGTACGAGCGGGGCGCTGAAGCGCGGGTCCAGGAATTCGTCGCGGACCCAACCGTCGCCGGGCCCGCAGCCACCGTTCGAACGGACGACCTTTGAACATCGACGGGCGGTGGCACCACGGCATCGCACGTACACGTGGTGGCGGCCCGCCCAGTTCCACAGGCCGGTCTGGCTGGTCGCCGAGCGTGACGGTGACGGCATTACTGACGGCCGACTGGCTCGGAAGTGAGAGCTCGACCTAGGAAACAACAAGAATAGGTGGCGAGGCGAGGGTTACCGGGACTTGCTGATCAAGTGCCTCGGGCAGTTGTCCCGGACATCGTCGCGTACGACGGACAGGTCTGCTCG
This window harbors:
- a CDS encoding ABC transporter ATP-binding protein, which produces MTALPIATGRQSLTLLATVLRSHRAAVVAAVLWTTLSAAGTVAAPLLLGWLVDAVRAGDAAHTTAMAAGLCAVGLAGAAATALALRATERLGAHVAADLRARAVHRTLELPPAVLENAGRGEVASRVTEDLENLVTSVPLVAEVLRALVTVVLSTAGFLTLDWRLALAFVVVFPIYALSLRAYLPRAARLWAQERSLAAERGRVLLESLHGRDTVSAYRMASLQTRRLATASGDSLAASLRAARSYLWFSKSMNAAEAIGLSAVLLTGYWLVRADLVTVGAVTAAALLFHRLFTPLGTLLLSFDAVQRAQASMARTAGVLLVPPPAAGRQDRPGAPGTVAVAVRGLRHAYGGEPDVLTGIDLDVPAGTSLALVGGSGAGKTTLANLIAGTFRANAGRITLTGPDAAVEVADLDPAVLRDWIGLVSQETHVFTGTLRDNLTYAVPDADDERLLSALTAVGAGDWASRDLLDRAAAPMPPARAQQLALARLLLRDPPVVVLDEATAEAGSAGAGELDRAAAALIEGRTAVVIAHRLTQARACDRIALVEAGTIVEFGTHDDLVARGGAYTALWSAWSRSATSTT
- a CDS encoding ABC transporter ATP-binding protein → MHPVLTGVLRRRARSLALACAASAGHQICEALIPLAIGLAIDHAVNGGPPMSIVLAVGGVLVLFAVLATGGGVNYWRLTSATTREAHDLCVRAAGRILADGAGADRLPGDLSTVLVSDAKATAEVLRAAVLLVSGVAGLLVTVAVLLSIDPWLGLGIAVGAPALGLAVSRISPLLEWRIADRQHTAGSAAALAAELVQALRPLRGFGGVSEAVRRYRTVNLTSRDTALRSATAAAAAEGVGAMVSGLVLVGTTAVAAAMTLSGRIGVGGFVTVVAMVAFAGEPVDRIAAGIKQLAISRASAVRIAALLDAAPPSRGDPADTDADCDLTVREGELLGVVATAPDSADALIDSLAATHPDVLVEPHLVHLFGRTVGEALDTGRDADPAALRRALGAVQATDLTAALLDGGVNLSGGQRQRVALARALAAQPSLLILRDPLTAVDAVTEDRVGAGLAALRRDGRGSTVIVTTSPALLARCDRVAFLPGAEAAQVSTHDRLVTDAAYAAAVLR
- a CDS encoding helix-turn-helix domain-containing protein, which produces MIRIRFDDSSIDRTRIAVSPINELVGGLDMVHRERASRAAPWPYTAWVERAREVLRTVPETAPLRVYGQLYGESHNRPTPDVFTPVPSAATQTLPEQLDDLRRTPHAVVREQFAKHYPQELPAFLAPYLDDPDRAFGRLGDALAAFWELTTAAHWPAMRAALDEEVLLRARTLAVAGPEALLSGLSGPAQWERPVLSLSRQHESVLDARGRRLVLVPVLLLQNRMTCSTDHPEILMVSYQARGAAALSEHPAPTDRERDRLARLIGSGRATVLRALTDPTTTTSLAASLGLSSGTVSEHLTVLRQAGAVSRTRFGRQVFYTRRPEGDMLLATFEDSASAEGLGAVEGDS